A portion of the Streptomyces erythrochromogenes genome contains these proteins:
- a CDS encoding chaplin: MIAAVVAGGGLAAAGVSGLAHADADAGGRAERSPGLLSGNLVQLPVNVPVNLCGNTVNVVGVLNPAAGNRCANESRGGGGHSTQGGSHTSQQGGGNGGGAVAEGRGKDSPGVLSGNGIQLPVDLPLNVSGNSVNVVGIGNPAHSNTSVNGEKPTEGKPVQPPVVEKPVTPVTPATPVTPVVPVTEVQPPRHSEALAHTGADGAGYLLPAGGGLLLGGVLLYRRFRLN; the protein is encoded by the coding sequence TTGATCGCGGCGGTCGTTGCAGGCGGCGGCCTGGCCGCCGCAGGCGTGAGCGGGCTCGCCCACGCCGACGCGGACGCCGGCGGCAGGGCCGAGCGCTCGCCCGGTCTGCTGTCCGGGAACCTGGTGCAGCTGCCGGTGAACGTGCCGGTGAACCTCTGCGGGAACACCGTGAACGTCGTCGGCGTGCTGAACCCCGCGGCCGGGAACCGCTGTGCGAACGAGTCGCGGGGAGGCGGCGGGCATTCCACGCAGGGCGGGTCGCACACGTCGCAGCAGGGCGGCGGGAACGGCGGAGGAGCCGTGGCAGAGGGGCGCGGAAAGGATTCTCCGGGCGTATTGTCGGGTAATGGGATCCAGCTCCCCGTCGACCTCCCGCTGAACGTCAGCGGCAACTCCGTCAACGTGGTCGGCATCGGGAACCCCGCGCACAGCAACACGTCCGTCAACGGCGAGAAGCCCACAGAGGGCAAGCCCGTCCAGCCGCCCGTCGTCGAGAAGCCGGTCACCCCGGTCACGCCGGCCACCCCCGTCACGCCCGTCGTCCCGGTCACCGAGGTCCAGCCGCCGCGGCACAGCGAGGCGCTCGCCCACACCGGGGCCGACGGCGCCGGGTACCTGCTGCCCGCGGGCGGAGGCCTGCTCCTCGGCGGTGTCCTCCTCTACCGCCGCTTCCGGCTCAACTAG
- a CDS encoding DUF2293 domain-containing protein produces the protein MSLVVFESAKQIHCAECRQGPLRHLVREAGVPRCLDCADLGHLVYLPRGDAALTRRSREASSLSAVVVRFHRRRRRYERLGLLVEDAALAGAERACLADSEARARRRERDRLRRAAEDVRFTAAFAAEIVRLFPGCPADRAVAIATHASVRGSGRVGRTAAGRALDEAAVSVAVRAAVRHTDTEYDALLMSGVPRFAARARLAPRIDAILDGWRTMPRRAAS, from the coding sequence ATGAGCCTGGTCGTGTTCGAGTCTGCGAAGCAGATCCACTGCGCGGAGTGCCGGCAGGGTCCCCTCCGGCACCTGGTCCGCGAGGCCGGTGTGCCCCGGTGCCTGGACTGTGCGGATCTGGGGCACCTCGTCTATCTTCCGCGCGGCGACGCCGCGCTCACCCGCCGCTCCCGCGAGGCCAGTTCGCTCTCCGCCGTCGTGGTCCGCTTCCACAGGCGGCGCCGCCGGTACGAGCGCCTCGGGCTCCTCGTCGAGGACGCCGCCCTGGCCGGCGCGGAACGCGCCTGTCTCGCGGACTCCGAGGCGCGGGCGCGCCGCCGGGAGCGCGACCGGCTGCGCCGTGCGGCGGAGGACGTCCGCTTCACGGCGGCCTTCGCCGCCGAGATCGTCCGGCTGTTCCCCGGCTGCCCGGCCGACCGGGCCGTGGCGATCGCCACCCATGCCTCGGTGCGCGGCAGCGGCCGGGTGGGCCGCACCGCGGCGGGGCGGGCCCTGGACGAAGCGGCGGTCTCGGTGGCGGTGCGGGCTGCGGTGCGGCACACCGACACCGAGTACGACGCTTTGCTGATGTCGGGTGTCCCCCGCTTCGCGGCCCGCGCCCGGCTGGCTCCGCGGATCGACGCCATCCTGGACGGGTGGCGCACCATGCCGCGGAGGGCGGCTAGTTGA
- a CDS encoding cupin domain-containing protein, translating to MGARRTTTARPPVIGFGMSTGKACVTTIPAGHEIVIPPGGCTGWHYHRMRLEAVVLAGTLTRVLHDLTVEVHRPGTAFVEPAGIGHIHLGHNLGTEPVVLHVTPRLPEGTAFSIPTPAPSGVTPEVCRQHPC from the coding sequence ATGGGCGCACGGCGGACGACGACGGCACGGCCGCCGGTGATCGGCTTCGGCATGAGCACCGGAAAGGCATGCGTCACCACGATCCCCGCGGGCCATGAGATCGTCATCCCGCCGGGCGGCTGCACGGGCTGGCACTACCACCGGATGCGGCTCGAAGCCGTCGTCCTGGCGGGCACCCTGACCCGGGTCCTGCACGACCTCACCGTCGAGGTGCACCGGCCCGGAACCGCCTTCGTGGAACCCGCGGGCATCGGCCACATACACCTGGGCCACAACCTCGGCACCGAGCCGGTCGTGCTCCACGTGACCCCCCGGCTGCCCGAGGGGACCGCCTTCTCCATACCCACGCCGGCCCCCTCCGGTGTCACACCGGAGGTCTGCCGGCAGCACCCCTGCTGA